In Trichoderma atroviride chromosome 2, complete sequence, one DNA window encodes the following:
- a CDS encoding mitochondrial 37S ribosomal protein uS11m: MSQPLRSCVAARPLARISQNIAARNGVQSARFLSQTSARWEDAKDAKPDSPKTVPPKPRTENLLESIWGTSLGSSGRSTQPDSMASLSQSMVFQALNKSNIDTSVLSGAPSQATQKKEDELEPYHFHIYAHKHNTHITCTKPNREPIISMSCGNIGFRKSRRGTFDSAYSLTKYVLERLIHTGWPMKIQRLELVLRGFGQGREAAVKVLMSPEGKVLRDKIVRVADSTRIKFAGTRSEKPRRL; this comes from the coding sequence ATGAGCCAGCCATTGAGAAGCTGCGTTGCGGCGCGACCGCTCGCCCGGATATCACAGAACATTGCAGCCAGGAATGGCGTGCAGAGCGCCAGGTTTCTGTCGCAGACAAGCGCACGATGGGAGGATGCAAAAGATGCAAAGCCAGACTCGCCCAAGACGGTGCCTCCGAAGCCTCGAACCGAGAATCTCCTCGAAAGCATCTGGGGCACTTCACTAGGATCCAGCGGCCGATCCACGCAGCCTGATTCCATGGCCAGCCTCTCCCAGAGCATGGTCTTCCAGGCCCTCAACAAGTCCAACATCGATACCAGCGTCCTATCAGGCGCACCATCACAGGCCAcccagaagaaggaggacgagctggagcctTACCACTTCCACATCTACGCACACAAGCACAATACACACATTACCTGCACAAAGCCGAACCGGGagcccatcatctccatgtcGTGCGGCAACATTGGTTTCAGGAAATCACGGCGGGGCACTTTCGACTCGGCCTATTCTTTGACAAAATACGTTTTGGAGCGATTGATCCACACCGGGTGGCCCATGAAGATTCAGCGTCTCGAGTTAGTTCTACGAGGATTCGGTCAGGGCAGAGAAGCTGCGGTCAAGGTTTTGATGAGCCCAGAGGGCAAGGTGCTGCGGGACAAGATTGTGCGGGTTGCGGATTCAACGAGAATCAAGTTTGCAGGAACAAGGAGCGAGAAGCCCAGGCGTTTGTAG
- a CDS encoding uncharacterized protein (BUSCO:EOG092D27S3) gives MPPKKAVVEEKIPLGRPGNNLKSGIVGLANVGKSTLFQAITKCNLGNPANFPYATIEPEEARVIVPDERFDWLVEKYKPKSVVPANLTVYDIAGLTRGSSTGAGLGNSFLSHIRAVDAIFQVVRCFDDAEIIHVEGDVNPTRDLDIISEELRLKDIEFVEKALENQKKKTRMGGQSLELKKAKIEQEMIEKVLAWLQDGKEVRKGNWTPKEIEVINPLFLLTAKPVVYLVNLSEKDYIRKKNKYLPKVAEWIKEHAEGDPIIPISVSFEERLTRYETEEEAKEEQKKVGAESALPKLIVQMRKALQLGSFFTTGTDEVRQWTIRTGTKAPQAAGVIHTDFEKTFIQAIVYNYSVIKELGDEAEVKAKGKVMTKGKEYVVEDGDILLIKAGAAKS, from the exons ATGCCTCCCAAGAAGGCGGTTGTCGAGGAGAAGATTCCTCTGGGCAGGCCCGGCAACAACTTGAAGAGTGGCATT GTCGGTCTCGCCAACGTCGGCAAATCTACCCTCTTCCAAGCCATCACAAAGTGCAATCTTGGCAACCCAGCT AACTTTCCCTACGCCACAATCGAGCCCGAAGAAGCTCGCGTCATTGTGCCCGATGAGCGATTCGACTGGCTGGTTGAGAAATACAAGCCCAAGTCTGTCGTTCCCGCCAACTTGACCGTCTACGATATTGCCGGTCTGACTCGCGGTTCTTCCACCGGAGCTGGTCTCGGAAactctttcctttcccaCATCCGTGCTGTcgatgccatcttccaagTTGTTCGATGCTTCGACGACGCTGAGATTATCCACGTCGAGGGTGATGTCAACCCCACTCGTGATTTGGACATTATCAGCGAGGAGCTGAGACTCAAGGATATTGAGTTTGTGGAGAAGGCTCTTGAgaaccagaagaagaagacccGCATGGGCGGCCAGAGTcttgagctgaagaaggccaagattgaACAGGAGATGATTGAGAAGGTCCTGGCCTGGCTTCAGGACGGCAAGGAGGTCCGCAAGGGCAACTGGACCCCTAAGGAG ATCGAGGTCATCAACCCTCTCTTCCTGCTGACGGCCAAGCCTGTCGTCTACCTTGTCAACTTGTCTGAGAAGGACTACAtcagaaagaagaacaagtaCCTCCCCAAGGTTGCCGAGTGGATCAAGGAGCACGCCGAGGGCGACCCCATCATTCCCATCTCCGTCTCATTCGAGGAGCGTCTGACCCGCTACGAgaccgaggaggaggccaaggaggagcagaagaaggtTGGTGCCGAGTCCGCCCTGCCCAAGCTGATTGTGCAGATGCGCAAGGCGCTCCAGctgggcagcttcttcacaaCGGGAACCGACGAGGTCCGCCAGTGGACCATCCGCACCGGCACCAAGGCTCCCCAGGCTGCTGGTGTTATCCACACCGACTTTGAGAAGACGTTTATCCAGGCCATTGTCTACAACTACAGCGTCATTAAGGAGCTTGGTGACGAAGCCGaggtcaaggccaagggtAAGGTCATGACCAAGGGTAAGGAATACGTAGTGGAGGATGGTGACATTTTGCTCATCAAGGCCGGTGCTGCCAAGAGCTAA
- a CDS encoding uncharacterized protein (BUSCO:EOG092D23EJ): protein MNSLVRSAANSENALSRASLRFAPANGRCPAAYARLASQLAQKPARNAAGIERATLPTAVSTPLRSRFLPADLPIPSAASQTRFLHVSGRRLQEEKPKTEAKPVEEKPAQDAEQKAKSEEDPAKDSEEKAEGKEEGKAEGEGEGKEKKEDLPPPPPHGDKTPWQVFMETMNTELTKSQEWNESTKQIAASANQFTESESVRRAREAYEKSTSAISSTTTKAVKTTATAIGKGAAWTWDTSAMKGVRKAANVTGDALDKATKPIRDTEAYKNVKDVIDDGSSSRYGGWVEKEERRKRREQWEKTRGGDHEVLQEDPNAGTNVTLHKDAAWKEAWRDFRDSNKFVQGVFSMKGKYEESENPLISTARSITDTIGGFFAENETAMVIKKFRSMDPMFRSEPFLQELREYILPEVLDAYVKGDTETLKVWLSAAQFSVYEALTKQYLQAGMKSDGRILDIRNVDILRARMLDPGEIPVFIITCRTQEVHVYRNAKSNELAAGMEDKVQQVTYAIGITRVPEDVNNPETRGWRLIEMQKSGRDWV from the exons atgaaTTCTCTTGTCCGCAGCGCTGCCAATTCGGAAAATGCTCTCTCGCGAGCATCTCTTCGCTTTGCCCCCGCTAATGGCCGATGTCCCGCCGCATATGCTCGGCTAGCTTCACAGCTTGCGCAAAAACCAGCTCGCAATGCAGCGGGCATTGAGCGCGCGACACTGCCTACTGCGGTTTCTACGCCGCTGAGATCCAGATTTCTCCCTGCCGATTTACCAATTCCTTCAGCGGCCTCACAGACTCGGTTCTTGCATGTAAGCGGCCGGAGACTGCAGGaggaaaagccaaagaccGAGGCAAAGCCCGTCGAGGAGAAGCCCGCCCAGGACGCtgagcaaaaggccaagtctGAGGAAGACCCGGCCAAGGACTCagaggaaaaggccgagggCAAGGAGGAGGGCAAGGCTGAAGGCGAAGGCGaaggcaaagagaagaaggaagacctgccgccgcctccgcccCATGGCGACAAGACACCTTGGCAAGTGTTCATGGAGACCATGAACACTGAGCTCACAAAGTCACAAGAGTGGAACGAATCAACAAAGCAGATTGCTGCGTCTGCCAACCAGTTCACTGAGAGCGAATCCGTTCGACGAGCTCGAGAGGCCTACGAGAAGTCCACCAGcgccatctcatcaacaacgacCAAGGCGGTAAAGACCACAGCTACCGCCATTGGAAAGGGTGCCGCATGGACTTGGGACACCTCGGCCATGAAGGGTGTGCGCAAGGCCGCCAACGTTACTGGTGATGCGCTCGACAAGGCGACCAAGCCTATCCGAGACACCGAGGCCTACAAAAACGTCAAGGATGTTATTGATGATGGTAGTTCCTCCAGATATGGTGGATGGGTTGAGAAGGAGGAGCgcaggaagagaagagagcagtGGGAGAAGACTCGTGGCGGCGATCATGAGGTGCTTCAAGAAGATCCCAA TGCTGGTACCAATGTCACTCTGCACAAGGATGCAGCCTGGAAGGAGGCCTGGAGGGATTTCCGCGACAGCAACAAGTTTGTCCAGGGAGTCTTCAGCATGAAGGGCAAATACGAAGAGTCCGAAAACCCCCTCATCTCGACCGCTCGAAGCATCACCGACACCATTGGCGGATTCTTTGCCGAGAACGAGACTGCCATGGTCATCAAAAAGTTCCGCTCCATGGACCCGATGTTCCGATCCGAGCCTTTCCTACAGGAGCTGCGCGAGTACATTCTCCCCGAGGTGCTGGACGCCTACGTCAAGGGAGACACAGAGACGCTCAAGGTGTGGCTTTCTGCTGCGCAGTTTTCCGTTTACGAGGCGCTCACCAAGCAATACCTCCAAGCGGGCATGAAGTCAGATGGTCGCATTCTTGACATCAGGAACGTCGACATTCTCAGAGCTCGTATGCTGGACCCTGGTGAAATtcccgtcttcatcattACGTGCCGAACCCAGGAGGTCCACGTTTACCGCAACGCTAAGAGCAACGAGCTGGCTGCGGGTATGGAAGACAAGGTGCAGCAGGTGACATACGCCATTGGCATCACCAGAGTACCGGAAGACGTCAACAACCCCGAAACCAGGGGCTGGCGTCTGATTGAGATGCAGAAGAGCGGAAGAGACTGGGTCTAA
- a CDS encoding uncharacterized protein (EggNog:ENOG41), with protein sequence MESLPVMEYSLDHFPSSLLELPYNSHNRHARSTSRASSVYSAISAVDSIAESACSRFTTPPRASPPVRQHGPLLLPKIRSQDQQLDQSHVARAAHSRSNSIRSAASARARMVHQQSTPPPASSSKPIRTSHSRSYTNPETLANMAFAHISPFNTPPPQTHDEAPVFPSSLLASPQTFAQDLPQPRRTSTIDTATIDKYGYPTYRQMPFVPSTTAAAASQSDYIFSSYLPRAPSPLALAATATPDAEPSTTLMQHLTCVNPAASLVRTISFPLRDPSIKHFWWDVRSVSSWSTFNASTVLSLPGASALLNSPVPASLLQTPSFSSRHPETETALHSIYASFYLPKLNSALAMSSNRPLQLSVPAKTASGVNDLIFVANPMGESSTAAAIFGGKPTGRVVGLVRSFDRFNTGMRAEGNIKRVDYLRGLAALHYAMREHGCRYGFILTEIELVLVRAGTESTPFFGDLEITSVQLNAAVSEAELDSSDTVPLTACLALWGLCQLAGDQTPAGHAHWKAEIGAPADGTRRKAKARDNWIPKPQLAEKREAKRSRGWVWPEDPIGRKEMGKRGVKYGGLC encoded by the coding sequence ATGGAGTCCCTCCCCGTCATGGAATACAGCCTCGACCACTTCCCCTCCAGCCTGCTCGAGCTCCCCTACAACTCTCACAACCGCCACGCCCGATCGACATCCCGCGCCTCGTCCGTCTACTCCGCCATCTCGGCCGTCGACTCAATAGCAGAGTCTGCCTGCTCGCGCTTCACCACGCCTCCCCGCGCCAGCCCCCCCGTCCGTCAGCATGGCCCTCTGCTGCTCCCCAAGATCCGCTCCCAGGACCAGCAGCTTGACCAATCCCACGTTGCGCGCGCGGCTCACTCTCGCTCCAACTCGATTCGCTCAGCTGCCTCTGCCAGGGCCAGGATGGTTCATCAACAATCGACTCCTCCtccggcttcttcttccaagcccaTCCGCACAAGCCACTCTCGGAGCTATACCAACCCAGAGACCCTCGCCAACATGGCCTTTGCGCACATCTCGCCCTTCAACACGCCTCCCCCGCAAACTCACGATGAGGCTCCCGTCTTCCCGTCTTCGCTGCTCGCCTCGCCGCAAACTTTCGCTCAGGACCTgccgcagcctcgtcgaACCAGCACCATCGACACTGCCACCATCGACAAGTATGGCTATCCGACCTATCGACAGATGCCTTTTGTGCCTTCaaccactgctgctgctgcttctcagTCAGACtacatcttctcctcctaTCTCCCGCGTGCTCCATCACCactcgccctcgccgccacGGCCACTCCCGACGCAGAGCCCTCAACCACCCTGATGCAGCATCTGACCTGCGTCAATCCCGCCGCCTCTCTTGTCCGAACCATCTCCTTCCCCCTGCGAGACCCGTCCATCAAGCACTTCTGGTGGGACGTCCGCAGCGTCTCCTCATGGTCAACCTTCAACGCCTCCACCGTGCTCTCTCTCCCCGGCGCATCTGCCCTCCTCAACTCGCCAGTCCCGGCTTCTCTCCTGCAAACGccatccttctcctctcgccACCCCGAGACCGAGACGGCCCTCCACAGCATCTACGCCTCATTCTACCTCCCCAAGCTCAACTCCGCCCTGGCCATGTCCTCCAACCGGCCGCTGCAGCTCTCCGTCCCGGCAAAAACAGCATCCGGCGTCAACgacctcatcttcgtcgcaaACCCCATGGGCGAATCgtccaccgccgccgccatcttcggcGGCAAGCCCACCGGCCGcgtcgtcggcctcgtccgCAGCTTCGACCGCTTCAACACGGGCATGCGCGCCGAGGGCAACATCAAGCGCGTCGACTACCTCCGCGGCCTCGCAGCCCTGCACTACGCCATGCGCGAGCACGGCTGCCGCTACGGCTTCATCCTCACCGAGATTGAGCTCGTCCTCGTCCGCGCCGGCACAGAGTCTACCCCCTTTTTCGGCGACTTGGAAATCACCTCTGTCCAGCTCAACGCCGCTGTTTCCGAAGCCGAGCTCGACTCGTCAGACACTGTGCCCCTGACGGCGTGTCTTGCCCTCTGGGGCCTCTGCCAACTCGCCGGCGATCAAACTCCCGCTGGCCACGCCCACTGGAAGGCCGAGATCGGCGCTCCCGCCGACGGCACCAGGcgaaaggccaaggcccgGGATAACTGGATTCCCAAGCCGCAGCTGGCAGAGAAGCGCGAGGCCAAGAGGAGCCGAGGCTGGGTGTGGCCCGAGGATCCCATTGGAAGAAAGGAGATGGGCAAGAGGGGCGTCAAGTATGGTGGATTGTGCTGA
- a CDS encoding uncharacterized protein (EggNog:ENOG41~MEROPS:MER0324208) has translation MPSQHHHHHQHHHPGRRGHRSTLSLQKTEIKIHVYDLLPPGRVASVLWTVGASLLHSGVVINGREYAYGGHDKRGVTGVYWTKPRIEPPGGTFKCEILHGFTLATSEEIDAMLRQASEEFLGTSYNLLTKNCNHFTSYLCKKLTGDAGPAWLNRAASIGVALPCVVPRDWIEPPEYVSADGELMDDDDEHADEQSRMLGHQRPHLLSEHGDEWSSEDERRRGGSGKGKQILRDTSGRQLPAAERAIRA, from the exons ATGCCttcgcagcatcatcatcaccatcagcatcaccacccgGGCCGGCGCGGACACAGATCGACACTGTCGCTGCAAAAGACGGAAATCAAAATCCACGTCTACGATCTTCTGCCT CCCGGAAGAGTCGCCTCTGTGCTTTGGACTGTCGGGGCATCTCTGCTTCACTCAGGTGTCGTTATCAACGGCAGGGAATACGCGTATGGCGGCCACGATAAGCGCGGAGTCACCGGAGTGTATTGGACGAAACCTCGGATCGAGCCTCCCGGCGGCACCTTCAAGTGCGAGATTCTGCACGGCTTCACCTTGGCCACGTCGGAAGAAATCGACGCCATGCTGCGACAGGCGTCGGAAGAATTCCTAGGCACATCATACAACCTGCTCACGAAGAACTGCAACCACTTCACGTCGTATCTCTGCAAGAAGCTGACGGGAGACGCCGGCCCGGCATGGCTGAATCGCGCGGCAAGCATTGGAGTTGCGCTGCCGTGTGTGGTGCCGAGAGACTGGATCGAGCCCCCCGAATACGTCAGCGCTGATGGAGAACtcatggacgacgacgacgagcatGCGGATGAGCAGTCGCGCATGTTGGGACACCAGAGGCCGCATCTCCTTTCAGAACATGGCGACGAATGGAGCAGCGAGGATGAACGGCGTAGAGGTGGAAGTGGTAAGGGAAAGCAGATTCTGCGAGATACATCGGGCAGACAGCTCCCAGCTGCAGAGAGAGCTATTCGAGCGTAG